The DNA region TCCTCATCCTAAGGAAAGGAGACACTGTTCCCCACGGATTTACTTTCCCTGTTTCCACAAAATAATGAAAAATAATCCAGTATAAAAGGCCGTGCATTTAGCTGCACAGCCTTTTTATATTGCTTCAGTTTTTATTTTTCCTATCCCAATATTCCGTTTCCATGCCGATTACGGAGGAATTAAAGACAGGATTTTCAGATTCTCTATAATTCTTCGTGGCTTTCATCACATAGCGGAAACCTATATAAAGCATAGGGATATTGCAATATACGATGATGATATTCCCCAAATCGGAGAACGCCCACAAGTTGGACAAGTCATAGCCTGCAATATTGCAGAATATGCCAAAAGCAGCAACAAAAACGCCCATCCCGCGGATAAAGTGGATAAAAGGACGGGAACTGGAAATACGATTTGCAGAAATTTCCGAAAAGGTAATAAATCCGATCACACAGGTATATGCAAATAGGCAGAAACAGACAGATACCAAAATCATAACGAGCTCATTCAATCCGCCCGGTGTCATGGAGCCGATAGAAAGAAGGAATTTCGGATATGTCCCTGCCGCTTTCCACGCTTCCGGTTCCATAGCCCATCGATGAGCCATAATAACGATAAAGCCTGTCATCGTACAAATCACATGCGTATCAAGGAATACACCGATGGCAGAAATGATTCCCTGTTCACAGGGATGTTTTGCTTCCGCCGCAGCCGCAGGCATCGTGATAGTCCCCTGACCGGCTTCATTAGACATAAGGCCACGCTTCACGCCCTGCATGAGAACCGTACCGAAAGCTCCCCCGAAAACAGCTTCAGGAGTGAAGGCCCCCTTAAAAACTGCGCTGAAGAAATAAGGGACATTATCTAAGTTAATCAGAATCAGGGACACCACAGTCAATACATAAATCACCGCCATGACAGGAACAAGTTTATTGCTGACCGCGGCAATACGGCGGATTCCCCCGAAAGCCATGACCGTGACCAGTACAATGACAACAAGGGACACCACGTAGTAGAAAACGGACTGCACAGGAATAGTGCTTCCTGAAAGAATGCTTCCCATGGCTCCGACGGAAGACACGACATTAAAGCCCTGTGCAGGCAGGCACATCATGGCATACACGATATAAACCAGCGATAGTGCCACGCCGATCCACACTTTGTTCCCACAGAGACACCGCGCATAGAATGGAAGGCCTCCCACAAATTCTTTCCCCCGCTTCTCCTTGAATATCTGTGCCAGGGTACTTTCCGTATAAGCAGTCGCCATACCGAAAAACGCGGATACCCACATCCAGAAAAGCGCCCCCGGGCCGCCGGCGGCAATCGCTCCGGTCACTCCGATAATATTTCCCGGCCCCACACGCATGGCCGTACTCAGACAAAAAGCAGCCAACGGGGAAATTCCCGTACGGATACTGTGATTGTCCATAAGCGTACGTACGCCCCGGCTGAAACACTGAATCTGTATAAAGCCGAGTCGGAAAGTGAAATACAGCCCGGATCCTACAAGGACGATAATGGCAAGCGAGAACTGTCCTAAAAGAGGGATTGCTTGCCAAAAGCCGAACATCTTAGGAAAGTCCCAAAAAAAATCGGATACCGGTGTAACGAAAGAAAGTACGGCATTCACTGCCGCGAATAAGCCTTCCATGGTGAGTCCTCCTGTAAAGAGGAAAACGATTCTCTCAGGCAAATCTGCCGCAGAATCGTCTTCCAAATATATTTCTGAATTGCTTCGAAACTTACTGCTTTGCGCCCGCTGTTTCTATGGCTGCCGCCAGTTTCGCCGCAAGGCCTTTCATCTTTTCCTTGGATACGGAACAAACGGCAAGACGGATTCCTTTCTTCATAGGAACGAGGAATACATTGTCCTTTTCAAGGCAGTCACAGACTTTCTGCGCGCCTTCCAGCGGAATCGTGATGAAGAACCCGGAAATATAGGGGACAAACTTCACACCTGCATCTTTTGCTTCTTCCATGAAGATGGCCGCTCTTTCACCAATCAGCTTGAAATATTTATTTCTTTCCGCATCCAGCCTTGCCACCTTTGCGGAATCACTGCAAATATCAATCATTACATTCTGGGCGGCACTGTTGCAGTTCGACCAGGTTGCGCGGCTGGCATACTGGTTGATGTCTACAAATTCCTTTGCCACATCAGCATCAGAAGTAATGCCGATCATCGCCCCCTGGCGCTGGCCATAAAGGGTAAATCCTTTGGACAGGGTATAAGCCACGATGGTTAAAATATTTTTGGGAAGTCCGCCAAACACCTTAAAAAAGCGGCGGCATTCCTGTTTTTCCCCGCTGTAATCGAGATAGGCCACATCGGGAATAAGAACCGCATTCTTATCTTTCCCTT from Dialister invisus DSM 15470 includes:
- a CDS encoding alanine/glycine:cation symporter family protein, whose amino-acid sequence is MEGLFAAVNAVLSFVTPVSDFFWDFPKMFGFWQAIPLLGQFSLAIIVLVGSGLYFTFRLGFIQIQCFSRGVRTLMDNHSIRTGISPLAAFCLSTAMRVGPGNIIGVTGAIAAGGPGALFWMWVSAFFGMATAYTESTLAQIFKEKRGKEFVGGLPFYARCLCGNKVWIGVALSLVYIVYAMMCLPAQGFNVVSSVGAMGSILSGSTIPVQSVFYYVVSLVVIVLVTVMAFGGIRRIAAVSNKLVPVMAVIYVLTVVSLILINLDNVPYFFSAVFKGAFTPEAVFGGAFGTVLMQGVKRGLMSNEAGQGTITMPAAAAEAKHPCEQGIISAIGVFLDTHVICTMTGFIVIMAHRWAMEPEAWKAAGTYPKFLLSIGSMTPGGLNELVMILVSVCFCLFAYTCVIGFITFSEISANRISSSRPFIHFIRGMGVFVAAFGIFCNIAGYDLSNLWAFSDLGNIIIVYCNIPMLYIGFRYVMKATKNYRESENPVFNSSVIGMETEYWDRKNKN